One genomic region from Selenomonadales bacterium encodes:
- a CDS encoding TfoX/Sxy family protein, which produces MATSKEYLAFILDQLSDVDGITHRQMMGEYIIYMSGKIAAYLCDDRLLVKPVPSAVQLMPNATYEPPYDGAKDMLLVDNVDDRAFLKELFEAMYDELPKPKKKK; this is translated from the coding sequence TACTTGGCTTTTATATTAGATCAGTTATCCGATGTAGATGGTATCACCCATCGTCAAATGATGGGCGAATATATCATTTATATGAGCGGTAAAATTGCCGCCTATCTCTGTGATGATCGCCTGCTCGTCAAACCCGTACCGAGTGCGGTGCAGCTGATGCCGAATGCTACCTACGAGCCGCCGTACGATGGTGCTAAAGATATGCTCTTGGTGGATAACGTTGACGATAGAGCGTTCCTCAAAGAACTGTTTGAAGCAATGTATGACGAGCTTCCCAAACCGAAAAAGAAGAAGTAA